AGCGACTTGTCTTATTATTTGATTATATTTTCTGTTACCAATTTGATGTTCTATTTTTTTATTTTTTACTGTAATTTTTTTATTGGTTGGGTGATTTGTATCAAGAAATATTTTTTTTGCGCCAAATGCTTTTGCACGATCAATTATCTCAATTAAATTAGCTTTAAAGGCAGCTTGGCTTACTCGCTGTAAACCATTATCAGAAGCCCAGTAGTTACTGTCATTAATTCCATATTGGATTAGTATGCTAAATATACCATGCTGTTGTACATCAAAAGGCATTTTTTCTAAAACCATTCGAGTTGTATCGCCGCTATGAGAGGGATTAAATATAATATAATCTGAATCATGCTTGTTTAATTCCACAGATAATTTACTTACCCAAGTTTTATGCGGACTTATAAATTGTCCAAAGCATATTGAATCTCCAAAAAAGAAAATATTTTTACTCATAGTTATTTATATTTGAACTCTTCCAATTTAAAAGTGGCCTTAAATAACCACCAAAATTACCTTTGTAATCGTTAGCGAGTATACCGTCATCAAAAGCTTCAAAACTTATAGGGCTATCAATGCAAAAATGTTGACCATAATTTTCGCAATAACCATTTATAGTTATATAATATTTACCGTTATTAAATGTGTGAGGAGGAATCTCGCATTCTATATTATAATAACCGGATTTATTTCGAATAATTGGATATTTTGGTTCCACATTGCTTATTGAACCAAAAATTAATTCACCGTTGGAATAAAATAGGCCAAATGAAAATATTGGCAATACATTATCAGAAATAGTTTCATATTCAATTACAAGCTTGTAACTACTTGAAATATTTACTATTGAAGGTGTAGTGTTTTTTGAATCTTGTATAGATACTTTATTTATTTTAATTTTTAAATTTCCGGGCCTTTCTTCTTTCAGCCAAGTTTTTCCATAAGTTGAATATGTCTTTTCTCCAAAATAAAGTTCAATGGCCTTGTCAAGATTTCCTTTTGATTTCAACAACCCATTTTCTAAGTATATTCCCGACGTACATAAATTCTTTATAACAGAAACATTATGACTAACAAACAATACTGTTTTCCCCTGACCAGAAACATCTTTCATTTTTCCAAGACATTTCTTTTGAAACTCCATGTCTCCAACAGCTAAAACTTCATCCACAATGAGAATATCAGATTCTAAATGTGCAGCTACAGCAAAAGCTAAACGAACATACATTCCTGAAGAATATCTTTTAACGGGCGTATCTATGTAGCCCCCAACTCCACTAAATTCAACTATTTCATCAAATTTTTTTGCAACTTCTTTTTTTGTCATTCCTAAAATAGCACCATTGAGAAATACGTTATCCCTTCCACTAAGGTCTGGGTGAAATCCTGTTCCAACTTCCAAAAGGCTAGCTATTCTTCCTTTTATTTTATAAGTTCCTCTGGTGGGTGCAGTGGTTCGGGAAATTATCTTAAGCAAAGTAGATTTTCCAGCACCATTTTTACCTAGAATCCCAAGAACTTCCCCCTTTTTTACTTCAAAATTAATATCATTTAATGCCCATATTGATTGAGATTTACTTATTAAAGTCCTGTCATTTTTTTCTGCAATAATTGATAACGGATCTTCTTTACTTTGCAATGACGCCCACCAACGTTTAATATCGTTGCCAAAGGAGCCGCTTCCAACTTCGCCCAATCGATACATTTTACCTAATCCTTCAATTTTTATTGCTATATCACTCATTATATTGTGTCCATAAATGATTTTTCTATTTTATTGAATATCAGAATTCCAAGGAGAAGGGTTATAATGCCAATAGTAATGGAGTAAATTATCCATTTGGGATCAGGCATTTCGGTGGATATCATTATAGCTCTGAATAATTTAACTATATGCGTCAAAGGATTAAGATTAAAAAGCAATTGAAACTTGCCAGCAAATCCATCTAAAGGGAATACAACTGAAGAGAAATAAAGGATAAACTGAAGCATAAATGAAATTAAAAATGAGAGATCTCGGTATTTTGTTGTAAGAGCAGATGCTATTAAACCCAAACCCATTCCATAAAAAGCAAAAATTATTAGTATAAATGGCAATAAAAAAAATAATTTAATATTTGGTTGCCAATTAAAATCTTTAAAATAAGTATAAATAAATAAAAGGCATAATAAAACAATGAATTGAATAATAAAAGAAATAGCATTAGATAAAACAATAGATATTGGCACGGTTAATCTTGGAAAATAAACTTTTCCAAATATTCCAGCATTACTCAAAAAAACTGAAGAGCTTTTGCTAAGTGAAGTTGAAAAGAAATTCCAGATTGTTAAACCCGATAATGTATAAATAGCATAGGGTATTTCTCCGGTTTTAAAT
This window of the Sphingobacteriaceae bacterium genome carries:
- a CDS encoding ABC transporter permease translates to MDENYPVKNEEEDNWDLIVSPKSSLLELNLREVWNYRDLILLFTKRDIISQYKQTILGPLWLIIQPILSTVFFTVIFGWFAKFKTGEIPYAIYTLSGLTIWNFFSTSLSKSSSVFLSNAGIFGKVYFPRLTVPISIVLSNAISFIIQFIVLLCLLFIYTYFKDFNWQPNIKLFFLLPFILIIFAFYGMGLGLIASALTTKYRDLSFLISFMLQFILYFSSVVFPLDGFAGKFQLLFNLNPLTHIVKLFRAIMISTEMPDPKWIIYSITIGIITLLLGILIFNKIEKSFMDTI
- a CDS encoding SGNH/GDSL hydrolase family protein — its product is MSKNIFFFGDSICFGQFISPHKTWVSKLSVELNKHDSDYIIFNPSHSGDTTRMVLEKMPFDVQQHGIFSILIQYGINDSNYWASDNGLQRVSQAAFKANLIEIIDRAKAFGAKKIFLDTNHPTNKKITVKNKKIEHQIGNRKYNQIIRQVALEKKVQLIDIERYFLIELNKINKTISHYLLKDGIHLNEEGHKLYYKIVFPYFKKHKII
- a CDS encoding ABC transporter ATP-binding protein, producing MSDIAIKIEGLGKMYRLGEVGSGSFGNDIKRWWASLQSKEDPLSIIAEKNDRTLISKSQSIWALNDINFEVKKGEVLGILGKNGAGKSTLLKIISRTTAPTRGTYKIKGRIASLLEVGTGFHPDLSGRDNVFLNGAILGMTKKEVAKKFDEIVEFSGVGGYIDTPVKRYSSGMYVRLAFAVAAHLESDILIVDEVLAVGDMEFQKKCLGKMKDVSGQGKTVLFVSHNVSVIKNLCTSGIYLENGLLKSKGNLDKAIELYFGEKTYSTYGKTWLKEERPGNLKIKINKVSIQDSKNTTPSIVNISSSYKLVIEYETISDNVLPIFSFGLFYSNGELIFGSISNVEPKYPIIRNKSGYYNIECEIPPHTFNNGKYYITINGYCENYGQHFCIDSPISFEAFDDGILANDYKGNFGGYLRPLLNWKSSNINNYE